A stretch of the Streptomyces sp. WMMB303 genome encodes the following:
- a CDS encoding MFS transporter, producing MRTDAHGPEPGAGAGTGAGAGIGAPPGAGAEPGCGAEVPGTRTGRPRIAPGARPAESARAGRVAVSVVFAVHGTASGTFATRIPWLREHLGLSPGWLGLALVFMTAGASAAMPLAARAAHRYGPRRALAAVSLACCAGLVLPPLAPALGWLCLALFLYGCGLGLMDVAMNAQGVRVEAEYGRSVMSSLHGLWSVGTLVGGAGGVLAADAGLDARLHLGPAAPLLAAIAVVAARWTPDRERSRQPDGAREDAREGTQEDEAPPRFALPARGVVAIGLLGFCAVFAEGASMDWSGIYLADVTGAGPGLAASAYTAFACTMALARLSGDAVVRRFGPVATVRAGGALAAAGGALVVAARTPPAAVVGFALIGVGIAVVVPLCFAAAGRTAAAAPGQAIAGVATLAYASGLAAPAAVGWIAESTTLSASFGVVTFLLLGLVAGARVLRA from the coding sequence ATGCGTACGGATGCACACGGCCCCGAGCCGGGTGCCGGGGCGGGGACCGGTGCGGGGGCGGGAATCGGTGCGCCGCCGGGAGCCGGGGCGGAGCCGGGATGCGGGGCGGAGGTGCCCGGTACCCGGACGGGCCGCCCTCGGATCGCGCCCGGGGCCCGGCCCGCGGAGTCCGCGCGGGCCGGGCGGGTGGCGGTCTCGGTGGTCTTCGCCGTGCACGGCACGGCCAGCGGCACGTTCGCCACCCGGATCCCCTGGCTGCGCGAACACCTCGGGCTGAGTCCCGGCTGGCTGGGGCTGGCGCTGGTCTTCATGACGGCGGGGGCCTCCGCGGCCATGCCGCTGGCCGCGCGCGCGGCGCACCGGTACGGTCCGCGCCGGGCGCTGGCCGCGGTCTCGCTGGCATGCTGCGCGGGACTGGTGCTGCCGCCGCTGGCCCCGGCTCTGGGATGGCTGTGCCTGGCGCTGTTCCTGTACGGCTGCGGGCTCGGTCTGATGGACGTGGCGATGAACGCCCAGGGGGTTCGGGTCGAGGCGGAGTACGGGCGGTCGGTGATGTCCTCGCTGCACGGGTTGTGGAGCGTGGGAACGCTGGTCGGCGGCGCAGGTGGCGTGCTGGCCGCGGATGCGGGGCTGGACGCGCGGCTGCATCTGGGGCCGGCGGCTCCGCTGCTGGCCGCGATCGCGGTGGTCGCGGCCCGGTGGACCCCGGACCGGGAGCGGTCCCGTCAACCGGACGGCGCCCGGGAGGACGCCCGGGAGGGCACCCAGGAGGACGAGGCACCTCCGCGCTTCGCGCTGCCCGCCCGCGGGGTCGTGGCGATCGGGCTGCTCGGCTTCTGCGCGGTGTTCGCCGAAGGCGCCTCGATGGACTGGTCCGGCATCTACCTCGCGGACGTGACGGGGGCCGGCCCCGGGCTGGCCGCCTCTGCCTACACGGCGTTCGCCTGCACCATGGCGCTGGCCCGGCTGTCGGGCGACGCCGTGGTGCGGCGGTTCGGACCGGTGGCCACCGTACGCGCGGGCGGGGCGCTGGCTGCGGCGGGCGGCGCGCTGGTGGTCGCGGCACGGACGCCGCCCGCGGCCGTGGTCGGCTTCGCGCTGATCGGGGTGGGGATCGCCGTGGTCGTCCCGCTGTGCTTCGCCGCCGCGGGCCGCACCGCGGCTGCCGCCCCAGGCCAGGCCATCGCGGGGGTGGCCACCCTGGCCTACGCGTCCGGCCTGGCGGCACCCGCCGCCGTCGGCTGGATCGCCGAGTCGACCACCCTGTCCGCCTCCTTCGGTGTCGTCACCTTCCTGCTGCTGGGGCTGGTGGCGGGGGCGCGGGTGCTCCGCGCCTGA
- a CDS encoding solute carrier family 23 protein → MGGGLGVRWKVHGDGRVPAPGAVVRPDERLSWPRTAGLGAQHVVAMFGASFVAPVLMGLDPNLAIMMSGLATMLFLLATRGRVPSYLGCSLSFVGVTAAIRGQGGGSATVTGAILVVGAVLLLVGLAVQKFGARIIHAVMPPVVTGAVVMLIGFNLAPVTASTYWPQDQWTALLTMLLTGLAVVCLRGFWSRIAIFLGLVAGYLMSWAFDTVFGRIHSPDASGRTVDHWRLDLSGVGRADWFGLPSVHGPDFSWSPVLVALPVVIALVAENAGHVKAVGEMTGDPLDDKLGTAIAADGAGSVLSTAFGGPATTTYSENIGVMAATRVYSTAAYWAAACFALLFGLCPKFGAVVAAIPGGVLGGITVILYGMIGLLGAQIWINNAVDMRNPLNLVPVAAGIIIGVGGVTLKVTDDFELGGIALGTVVVLTGYHALKALAPPHLKAQQPLLDEGTSGYDEPS, encoded by the coding sequence ATGGGCGGCGGGCTCGGCGTGCGGTGGAAGGTGCACGGCGACGGTCGGGTCCCGGCGCCCGGCGCGGTGGTACGGCCCGACGAACGGCTCTCCTGGCCGCGGACGGCGGGCCTGGGCGCCCAGCACGTGGTGGCCATGTTCGGCGCCAGCTTCGTGGCACCGGTCCTCATGGGGCTGGACCCGAACCTGGCGATCATGATGTCCGGCCTGGCCACGATGCTCTTCCTGCTGGCCACCCGCGGCCGGGTACCGAGCTACCTGGGGTGCAGCCTCTCCTTCGTCGGGGTCACCGCCGCCATCCGCGGCCAGGGCGGCGGCAGCGCCACCGTGACCGGGGCGATCCTGGTGGTCGGAGCCGTGCTGCTGCTCGTCGGGCTGGCCGTGCAGAAGTTCGGCGCGCGGATCATCCACGCGGTGATGCCGCCCGTGGTGACCGGTGCGGTCGTCATGCTGATCGGCTTCAACCTGGCGCCCGTCACCGCCTCGACGTACTGGCCCCAGGACCAGTGGACGGCGCTGCTGACCATGCTGCTGACCGGACTCGCGGTGGTGTGCCTGCGCGGCTTCTGGTCCCGGATCGCGATCTTCCTGGGGCTGGTCGCCGGCTATCTGATGTCCTGGGCGTTCGACACGGTGTTCGGCCGGATCCACTCGCCGGACGCGAGCGGCAGGACGGTCGACCACTGGCGACTGGACCTGTCCGGCGTGGGCCGGGCCGACTGGTTCGGGCTGCCGTCCGTGCACGGCCCCGACTTCTCCTGGTCGCCGGTGCTGGTGGCGCTCCCGGTGGTGATCGCGCTGGTGGCCGAGAACGCGGGGCACGTCAAGGCGGTCGGCGAGATGACCGGCGATCCGCTGGACGACAAACTGGGCACGGCGATCGCCGCGGACGGCGCGGGCAGCGTCCTGTCGACGGCCTTCGGCGGCCCGGCCACGACGACATACTCGGAGAACATCGGCGTCATGGCCGCGACCCGGGTCTATTCCACGGCCGCGTACTGGGCCGCGGCGTGTTTCGCGCTGCTCTTCGGGCTGTGCCCCAAGTTCGGTGCCGTCGTCGCGGCGATCCCCGGCGGAGTGCTCGGCGGCATCACCGTGATCCTCTACGGCATGATCGGCCTGCTCGGGGCGCAGATCTGGATCAACAACGCCGTCGACATGCGCAATCCGCTCAACCTCGTACCGGTCGCGGCGGGCATCATCATCGGCGTCGGGGGCGTCACCCTGAAGGTCACCGACGACTTCGAACTCGGCGGCATCGCACTGGGCACCGTCGTCGTCCTCACCGGCTACCACGCGCTCAAGGCGCTGGCCCCGCCGCACCTCAAGGCCCAGCAGCCGCTGCTGGACGAGGGCACCAGCGGCTACGACGAACCGAGCTGA
- a CDS encoding GNAT family N-acetyltransferase, which translates to MTTGRADLHTERLVLHPMTRQEAERVVRRRPGPGDRWGPEYPDAMDVRGARALPAACGADGGRQPAGNYEIRRREDGRAIGGIGLDRVSGTADTVTVGYGLNASARGRGYAAEALRALLAFAWSQGVARVEADADLDNLASQHVMAAAGMRPVGEDHRVRYFTATAPSARAAAPGERGTAPGAGQLGSS; encoded by the coding sequence ATGACCACCGGTAGGGCCGATCTGCACACCGAGAGGCTCGTGCTGCACCCCATGACACGTCAGGAGGCCGAACGCGTCGTGCGGCGCAGGCCCGGACCCGGGGACCGTTGGGGGCCCGAGTATCCCGACGCCATGGATGTGCGGGGCGCCCGGGCCCTGCCGGCGGCGTGCGGAGCCGACGGCGGCCGACAGCCGGCCGGCAACTACGAGATCCGGCGTCGTGAGGACGGCCGCGCCATCGGCGGTATCGGCCTCGACCGGGTGTCCGGCACGGCGGATACCGTGACCGTCGGGTACGGCCTCAACGCCTCGGCACGCGGCAGGGGATATGCCGCCGAGGCGCTGCGCGCGCTGCTGGCCTTCGCCTGGTCCCAGGGTGTCGCCCGGGTCGAGGCCGACGCCGACCTGGACAACCTGGCCTCGCAGCACGTGATGGCGGCGGCCGGAATGCGGCCGGTGGGCGAGGACCACCGGGTCCGGTACTTCACGGCGACGGCACCCTCCGCCCGCGCGGCGGCCCCCGGCGAACGCGGCACGGCCCCCGGCGCGGGTCAGCTCGGTTCGTCGTAG
- a CDS encoding DUF5995 family protein, with product MTSIEQVPAQRAATAVPIADVTARMREIGAVLPRQDGVAVFDRVYLSVTEELERRLAAGHFRDRAATGELGSRFAQRFLDAVDAEAAGLRMPACWRPLFRFRRHPSVHPLQFALAGINAHIGHDLPLALVDTCRALRAVPAELETDFERIGELLTGLEERIREDLMPGPDLLDVADPLTHLVGSWSLERARAGAWASFRALWGLRDCGELLEEMAEGLDATVGLTGRCLLTPLWH from the coding sequence ATGACCTCCATCGAGCAGGTGCCAGCGCAACGCGCGGCGACGGCCGTGCCCATCGCCGATGTGACGGCCCGGATGCGCGAGATCGGCGCCGTACTGCCCAGGCAGGACGGCGTGGCGGTCTTCGACCGGGTGTACCTGTCGGTGACCGAGGAACTCGAACGGCGTCTGGCCGCCGGGCACTTCCGGGACCGGGCAGCCACCGGGGAGCTGGGCAGCCGGTTCGCACAGCGCTTCCTGGACGCGGTGGACGCCGAGGCCGCCGGGTTGCGGATGCCCGCGTGCTGGCGGCCGCTCTTCCGCTTCCGGCGCCATCCCTCCGTCCATCCGCTGCAGTTCGCGCTGGCCGGCATCAACGCCCACATCGGCCACGACCTGCCACTGGCGCTGGTGGACACCTGCCGGGCACTGCGCGCCGTGCCCGCGGAGCTGGAGACGGACTTCGAGCGGATCGGCGAACTGCTGACGGGCCTGGAGGAGCGCATCCGGGAGGACCTGATGCCCGGCCCGGACCTGCTGGACGTGGCCGATCCGCTCACCCACCTGGTCGGTTCCTGGAGTCTGGAGAGGGCGCGGGCGGGTGCCTGGGCGTCGTTCCGGGCGCTGTGGGGGCTGCGGGACTGCGGGGAACTGCTGGAGGAGATGGCCGAGGGGCTGGACGCGACGGTCGGCTTGACGGGCCGCTGCCTGCTCACGCCGCTGTGGCACTGA
- a CDS encoding LLM class F420-dependent oxidoreductase, whose protein sequence is MALRLGLGLPQTGTYDLSGDVTAVARAADEMGYDSVWVLERIMRPEQPVDDMYLVPGLPWSEYFRSVADPLVTLSLAAAVTERVRLGSAVLVGPLHQPFLLARALGSLDAASGGRVVAGLGTGWSRDEFAAAGVDYASRGAALDELLDVCAAVWGADPAAYQGERTRFTPSAVGPKPASRIPVLLAGGNDRALRRLVRRGDGWLPSLVADDQVVATRARIAELAHEHGRDPAELTITLRASVRLTDRPVDAARSPYQGTVEQIVEDLAGAAQAGVDEVLLDQQLACRDAGELIESAKLLREAATDAGL, encoded by the coding sequence ATGGCACTGCGACTGGGTCTGGGGTTGCCGCAGACCGGAACGTACGACCTGAGCGGCGATGTGACAGCCGTGGCCCGCGCGGCCGACGAGATGGGCTACGACAGCGTCTGGGTGCTGGAGCGGATCATGCGGCCCGAACAGCCCGTGGACGACATGTACCTGGTGCCCGGGTTGCCGTGGTCGGAGTACTTCAGGTCGGTCGCCGACCCGCTGGTCACCCTGTCGCTGGCCGCAGCCGTCACCGAGCGGGTCCGGCTGGGCTCGGCCGTGCTCGTCGGCCCGCTGCACCAGCCGTTCCTGCTGGCCCGTGCGCTGGGTTCGCTCGATGCGGCCAGCGGCGGCCGGGTCGTCGCCGGGCTGGGCACGGGCTGGTCCCGCGACGAGTTCGCCGCGGCGGGCGTCGACTACGCCTCGCGCGGCGCGGCGCTGGACGAGCTGCTGGACGTGTGCGCCGCCGTCTGGGGCGCCGACCCGGCCGCCTACCAGGGCGAGCGCACCCGCTTCACCCCGTCCGCCGTCGGACCCAAGCCCGCGTCCCGGATCCCGGTGCTGCTGGCGGGCGGCAACGACCGTGCGCTGCGCCGGTTGGTGCGGCGCGGCGACGGGTGGCTGCCGTCGCTGGTCGCCGACGACCAGGTGGTCGCCACCCGCGCCCGCATCGCCGAGCTGGCCCACGAACACGGCCGGGACCCGGCGGAGCTCACCATCACCCTGCGGGCCTCCGTACGGCTCACCGACCGTCCCGTCGACGCAGCGCGCAGCCCCTACCAGGGCACCGTCGAGCAGATCGTCGAGGACCTGGCGGGTGCGGCGCAGGCCGGAGTGGACGAGGTGCTGCTGGACCAGCAGCTGGCGTGCCGGGACGCAGGGGAGCTGATCGAGTCCGCGAAGCTGCTGCGCGAGGCGGCGACGGACGCGGGGCTGTAG
- a CDS encoding NAD(P)/FAD-dependent oxidoreductase, with protein sequence MTSTVPTAAHDHDEQRDPAQQPPQGPLTMFGPDFPFAYDDFLAHPTGLGAVPPTEHGTEVAVIGGGLSGLVAAYELMKMGLKPVVHEADQLGGRLRTATFDGGDPSLRAEMGAMRFPPSSTAFQHYIDLMGLETEPFPNPLAPDTPSTVVDLKGEPHYARTLEDLPPVYHQVMEAWNACLEEGADFSAMQQAIRERDVPRIREIWSRLVEKLDNQTFYGFLCDSAAFSSFRHREIFGQVGFGTGGWDTDFPNSILEILRVVYTGADDDHRGIVGGCQQLPLRLWEHQPDKLVHWPQGTSLSSLHPGGVHRPAVTRLHRTAGNRVTVTDADGDIRTYRAAVFTAQSWLLLSRIDCDDALLPIDHWTAVERTHYMESSKLFVPVDRPFWLDKDPETGRDTMSMTLTDRMTRGTYLLDDGPDKPAVICLSYTWCDDSLKWLPLDANERMEVMLKSLGEIYPGVDIRKHITGNPLTVSWEDEPYFLGAFKANLPGHYRYQRRLFTHFMQEELPADRRGLFLAGDDISWTAGWAEGAVQTALNAVWGVMHHLGGTTDPANPGPGDVFEEIEPVRLPED encoded by the coding sequence ATGACCTCCACCGTGCCCACCGCCGCCCACGACCACGACGAGCAGCGCGACCCCGCACAGCAGCCGCCCCAGGGCCCGCTGACCATGTTCGGTCCCGACTTCCCGTTCGCCTACGACGACTTCCTCGCGCATCCGACGGGCCTGGGCGCCGTCCCGCCGACCGAGCACGGCACCGAGGTCGCGGTCATCGGCGGCGGCCTCTCCGGCCTGGTGGCGGCATACGAGCTGATGAAGATGGGGCTCAAGCCGGTCGTCCACGAGGCCGATCAGCTCGGCGGCCGACTGCGTACGGCGACCTTCGACGGCGGCGACCCGTCGCTGCGGGCGGAGATGGGCGCCATGCGCTTCCCGCCGTCCTCGACCGCGTTCCAGCACTACATCGACCTGATGGGCCTGGAGACCGAGCCGTTCCCCAACCCGCTGGCTCCCGACACCCCCTCCACCGTGGTCGACCTCAAGGGCGAGCCGCACTACGCGCGCACCCTGGAGGATCTGCCGCCCGTCTACCACCAGGTGATGGAGGCGTGGAACGCGTGCCTGGAGGAGGGAGCCGACTTCTCCGCGATGCAGCAGGCGATTCGCGAGCGGGACGTCCCCCGGATCCGGGAGATCTGGTCCCGCCTGGTGGAGAAGCTGGACAACCAGACCTTCTACGGCTTCCTGTGCGACTCCGCGGCCTTCTCCTCCTTCCGGCACCGGGAGATCTTCGGACAGGTCGGATTCGGCACCGGTGGCTGGGACACCGACTTCCCCAACTCCATCCTGGAGATCCTGCGCGTCGTCTACACCGGCGCGGACGACGACCACCGCGGTATCGTCGGCGGCTGCCAGCAGCTTCCGCTGCGGCTGTGGGAGCACCAGCCGGACAAGCTCGTCCACTGGCCGCAGGGCACCAGCCTCAGCTCGCTGCACCCCGGCGGCGTGCACCGCCCCGCCGTCACCAGGCTGCACCGCACGGCCGGGAACCGGGTGACGGTCACCGACGCGGACGGGGACATCCGCACCTACCGCGCCGCGGTCTTCACCGCCCAGTCCTGGCTGCTGCTGAGCCGGATCGACTGCGACGACGCGCTGCTGCCCATCGACCACTGGACGGCGGTGGAGCGCACCCACTACATGGAGTCCTCCAAGCTGTTCGTGCCCGTCGACCGGCCGTTCTGGCTCGACAAGGACCCCGAGACCGGCCGGGACACGATGAGCATGACCCTCACCGACCGGATGACGCGCGGCACCTACCTGCTGGACGACGGCCCCGACAAGCCGGCCGTGATCTGCCTGTCGTACACGTGGTGCGACGACAGCCTCAAGTGGCTGCCCCTGGACGCCAACGAGCGGATGGAGGTGATGCTCAAGTCGCTCGGCGAGATCTATCCCGGCGTCGACATCCGCAAGCACATCACCGGCAACCCGCTCACCGTCTCCTGGGAGGACGAGCCGTACTTCCTCGGCGCCTTCAAGGCCAACCTGCCGGGCCACTACCGCTACCAGCGGCGGCTGTTCACCCACTTCATGCAGGAGGAGCTGCCCGCCGACCGGCGCGGGCTCTTCCTCGCCGGGGACGACATCTCCTGGACGGCGGGCTGGGCCGAGGGCGCCGTGCAGACAGCGCTGAACGCCGTGTGGGGCGTCATGCACCATCTGGGCGGCACCACCGACCCCGCCAACCCCGGCCCGGGGGACGTGTTCGAGGAGATCGAGCCGGTGCGGCTTCCGGAGGACTGA
- a CDS encoding carbon-nitrogen hydrolase family protein: protein MRIALLQTQDQPGSRGPAALDAAARDAAARGARLLVTPELSLTGYALENPAEVAEPAGGPAAAAVSRIAREHGVAVVYGYPEAGGDGAVHNAVRLVGPDGAALADYRKTHLYGPYEAEHYTPGARLPVQTEFDGLRLGLLICYDVEFPEAVRAHALAGTDLLLVPTALMRPYDTVATTLVPARAVESQLYVAYADRVGPEGAFDFAGLSCLAAPDGTVPVRADGRAPALLIGEVDPEVLRASRDRNPYLADRRPELYAH, encoded by the coding sequence GTGCGTATCGCTCTCCTCCAGACCCAGGACCAGCCCGGTTCCCGCGGGCCGGCCGCGCTCGACGCCGCCGCGCGGGACGCCGCGGCACGCGGCGCCCGGCTGCTGGTCACGCCGGAACTCTCACTCACCGGCTACGCGCTGGAGAACCCGGCCGAGGTCGCGGAGCCGGCCGGCGGACCCGCCGCCGCGGCCGTCTCGCGCATCGCCCGCGAGCACGGGGTGGCCGTCGTCTACGGGTACCCCGAGGCGGGCGGGGACGGTGCCGTGCACAACGCGGTCCGCCTGGTCGGTCCGGACGGTGCGGCACTCGCCGACTACCGCAAGACGCACCTGTACGGCCCCTACGAGGCCGAGCACTACACCCCCGGCGCCCGGCTGCCCGTCCAGACCGAGTTCGACGGGCTCCGGCTGGGTCTGCTGATCTGCTATGACGTGGAATTCCCGGAGGCCGTCCGCGCCCACGCCCTGGCGGGTACCGATCTGCTGCTGGTGCCCACCGCGCTGATGCGGCCCTACGACACCGTCGCCACGACTCTCGTCCCGGCGCGTGCCGTGGAGAGCCAGCTCTATGTCGCCTACGCCGACCGCGTCGGCCCCGAGGGCGCGTTCGACTTCGCCGGGCTGAGCTGTCTGGCCGCGCCCGACGGCACCGTACCGGTGCGGGCCGACGGCCGGGCGCCGGCGCTGCTGATCGGCGAGGTCGACCCCGAGGTGCTGCGGGCCTCCCGCGACCGCAACCCGTATCTGGCCGACCGCCGCCCCGAGCTCTACGCGCACTGA
- a CDS encoding Lrp/AsnC family transcriptional regulator yields MPLNDLDERIVHALAEDARRTYADIGAEVGLSAPAVKRRVDRLRERGAITGFTVRVDPSALGWQTEGFIEMYCRSRTSPEDIHRALAHYSEVAAASTVTGEADALVQVFAADMRHFEAVLERIAGEPFVERTKSVLVLSPLLRRYTAGPPL; encoded by the coding sequence GTGCCACTGAACGATCTCGACGAACGCATCGTCCACGCCCTCGCCGAGGATGCCCGCCGTACGTACGCCGACATCGGGGCCGAGGTCGGCCTGTCGGCTCCCGCCGTCAAGCGCCGGGTGGACCGGCTGCGGGAGCGGGGTGCCATCACCGGGTTCACGGTGCGGGTCGACCCCTCGGCGCTGGGCTGGCAGACAGAGGGATTCATCGAGATGTACTGCAGGTCCCGCACCTCGCCGGAGGACATCCACCGGGCGCTGGCGCACTATTCCGAGGTGGCGGCGGCCTCCACCGTCACCGGTGAGGCGGATGCGCTCGTGCAGGTGTTCGCCGCGGACATGCGGCACTTCGAGGCCGTGCTGGAGCGGATCGCGGGGGAGCCGTTCGTCGAGCGGACGAAGTCGGTCCTGGTGCTCTCCCCGCTGCTGCGGCGGTACACCGCCGGGCCTCCGCTGTGA
- a CDS encoding GuaB1 family IMP dehydrogenase-related protein has translation MRFLNDQRPPYDLTYDDVFMVPNRSAVGSRQAVDLSSPDGTGTTIPLVVANMTAIAGRRMAETVARRGGLVAIPQDIPIDVVTEVIGWVKQRHHVLDTPITLAPTQTVADALSLLPKRAHGAGVVCRDGRPVGVVTESDLTGVDRFTQLSEVMTAEPMVLDADIDPREAFNRLDAAHRKFAPAVDADGRLVGILTRKGALRATLYTPAVDSGGTLRIAAAVGINGEVAARAEALLAAGVDTLVVDTAHGHQEGMLEALRAVRALDPAVPIAAGNVVAAEGVRDLVEAGADIVKVGVGPGAMCTTRMMTGVGRPQFSAVLECAAEARRFGKHVWADGGVRHPRDVAMALAAGASNVMIGSWFAGTHESPGDLQQSADGRFYKESFGMASARAVRNRTAEESAYDRARKGLFEEGISTSRMFLDPARPGVEDLIDSIIAGLRSACTYAGAATLEEFAGNAVVGVQSAAGYAEGKPLHASW, from the coding sequence GTGCGTTTTCTCAATGATCAGCGGCCCCCGTACGACCTGACGTACGACGACGTCTTCATGGTGCCCAACCGCTCCGCGGTCGGCTCCCGGCAGGCCGTCGACCTGTCCTCGCCCGACGGGACGGGCACCACCATCCCGCTGGTGGTCGCCAACATGACCGCCATCGCCGGGCGCCGGATGGCCGAGACCGTGGCCCGCCGCGGCGGGCTCGTGGCGATCCCCCAGGACATCCCGATCGACGTCGTCACCGAGGTCATCGGCTGGGTCAAGCAGCGGCACCACGTCCTCGACACCCCCATCACCCTCGCGCCCACCCAGACCGTGGCCGACGCGCTCTCGCTGCTGCCCAAGCGGGCGCACGGCGCGGGGGTCGTCTGCCGTGACGGGCGGCCCGTCGGCGTCGTCACCGAGTCGGACCTGACCGGCGTCGACCGCTTCACGCAGCTCTCCGAGGTCATGACGGCCGAGCCGATGGTGCTCGACGCTGACATCGACCCGCGCGAGGCGTTCAACAGGCTCGACGCCGCCCACCGCAAGTTCGCGCCCGCCGTCGACGCCGACGGCAGGCTCGTGGGCATCCTCACCCGCAAGGGCGCGCTGCGCGCCACGCTCTACACCCCCGCCGTCGACTCCGGCGGAACGCTGCGGATCGCCGCCGCCGTCGGCATCAACGGCGAGGTCGCGGCCCGGGCCGAGGCCCTGCTCGCCGCGGGGGTCGACACCCTGGTGGTGGACACGGCGCACGGCCATCAGGAGGGCATGCTCGAGGCGTTGCGGGCCGTCCGCGCGCTGGACCCGGCCGTGCCGATCGCGGCCGGCAACGTGGTGGCCGCCGAGGGGGTGCGCGATCTCGTCGAGGCGGGCGCCGACATCGTCAAGGTCGGCGTCGGCCCCGGCGCCATGTGCACCACCCGCATGATGACCGGCGTCGGCAGGCCGCAGTTCTCGGCCGTCCTGGAGTGCGCGGCCGAGGCCCGCAGGTTCGGCAAGCACGTCTGGGCCGACGGCGGAGTACGCCACCCCCGCGACGTCGCGATGGCGCTGGCCGCCGGAGCCTCCAACGTGATGATCGGCTCCTGGTTCGCGGGCACCCACGAGTCCCCGGGTGACCTCCAGCAGTCCGCCGACGGGCGGTTCTACAAGGAATCGTTCGGAATGGCCTCGGCCCGTGCCGTGCGCAACCGGACCGCCGAGGAGTCCGCCTACGACCGGGCCCGCAAGGGCCTGTTCGAGGAGGGCATCTCCACCTCCCGGATGTTCCTGGATCCGGCACGTCCCGGCGTCGAGGACCTGATCGACTCGATCATCGCGGGCCTGCGCTCCGCGTGCACCTACGCGGGCGCGGCGACGCTGGAGGAATTCGCCGGGAACGCCGTCGTCGGCGTGCAGAGCGCCGCGGGCTACGCGGAGGGCAAGCCCCTGCACGCCAGTTGGTGA
- a CDS encoding cation:proton antiporter codes for MHDTTVLLIELGAVILGLGLVGRFAGRIGLSPIPLYLLGGLAFGQGGLFPLTASEEFIEVGAEIGVILLLLLLGLEYSASELVTSLKTQYPSGMVDFALNAVPGAVAALLLGWGPVAAVALAGVTWISSSGVIAKVLTDLGRLGNRETPVILGVLVIEDLSMALYLPLLTALVAGLGLAGTSLAMIVAVGTVGIVLFAALRFGRHISRAVSSDTPEMLLLVVLGLTLLIAGIAAKLQVSAAVGAFLVGIALSGETAENARSLLTPLRDLFAAVFFVFFGLNTAPAEIPPVLLPALALAAVTVVTKVLTGWYAAGRAGVGSRGRLRAGGALVARGEFSIVIAGLAAGTDPRITPLATSYVMIMVIFGPLTARWTEPAVRGLKRLVDARRDPTGTDAVRREEAALPHTEGVPDPVGGTGHPS; via the coding sequence GTGCACGACACCACCGTTCTGCTGATCGAACTCGGCGCCGTCATCCTGGGCCTGGGACTGGTCGGCCGCTTCGCGGGCCGCATCGGCCTCTCCCCGATCCCGCTGTATCTGCTGGGCGGCCTGGCGTTCGGGCAGGGCGGCCTGTTCCCGCTGACCGCCAGCGAGGAGTTCATCGAGGTCGGCGCGGAGATCGGGGTGATCCTGCTCCTGCTGCTGCTCGGCCTGGAGTACAGCGCCTCGGAACTGGTGACGAGCCTGAAGACGCAGTACCCGTCCGGGATGGTGGATTTCGCGCTGAACGCGGTGCCGGGCGCCGTGGCCGCCCTGCTGCTGGGCTGGGGGCCGGTCGCGGCCGTGGCGCTGGCGGGGGTCACCTGGATCTCCTCCTCGGGCGTCATCGCCAAGGTCCTCACCGACCTGGGCAGGCTCGGCAACCGGGAGACACCGGTGATCCTGGGCGTACTGGTGATCGAGGACCTGTCCATGGCTCTCTACCTGCCGCTGCTCACGGCGCTGGTGGCCGGGCTCGGCCTGGCCGGGACCAGCCTCGCGATGATCGTCGCGGTCGGGACCGTGGGCATCGTGCTCTTCGCGGCGCTGCGGTTCGGCCGCCACATCAGCCGCGCCGTCAGCTCCGACACGCCCGAGATGCTGCTGCTCGTCGTCCTCGGACTGACCCTGCTGATCGCCGGGATCGCCGCGAAGCTCCAGGTCTCGGCCGCCGTCGGCGCCTTCCTGGTGGGCATCGCGCTCTCCGGCGAGACGGCGGAGAACGCGCGCAGCCTGCTCACCCCGCTGCGTGACCTGTTCGCGGCCGTCTTCTTCGTCTTCTTCGGGCTCAACACCGCACCCGCCGAGATCCCCCCGGTGCTGCTGCCCGCGCTGGCGCTGGCCGCGGTCACCGTCGTGACCAAGGTGCTCACCGGTTGGTACGCGGCGGGCCGGGCCGGTGTGGGCAGCAGGGGCAGGCTGCGGGCCGGCGGGGCGCTGGTGGCGCGCGGCGAGTTCTCCATCGTCATCGCGGGGCTCGCCGCGGGCACGGATCCCCGGATCACCCCGCTGGCCACCTCCTACGTAATGATCATGGTCATTTTCGGTCCGCTGACGGCCCGTTGGACCGAACCGGCCGTACGCGGCCTCAAGCGGCTGGTGGACGCCCGCCGGGACCCGACCGGCACCGACGCGGTGCGCCGCGAGGAGGCGGCGCTCCCGCACACCGAGGGGGTACCGGACCCGGTGGGCGGTACCGGGCACCCGTCCTGA